The following DNA comes from Rosa rugosa chromosome 5, drRosRugo1.1, whole genome shotgun sequence.
aaaccagttggtcacaaatgggtattcgttagaaagcgtaatgagaaaaacgagattgtaaggtacaaagctggccttgtggcgcaaggtttctcacaacgccctggaatcgactacgaggagacctattctcccgtaatggacgtcataacgttccgctaccttgtcagtttggtagtttccgaaaaaatgaacatgcagcttatggatgtggttactgcgtatctatatggggatctagatacaaagatatacatgaagattccagacggaattcagttacccaaatcaggtggctctaaaccacggagcgcgtttgcgattagattgaaacgctcactatatggattgaaacaatctggacggatgtggtataaccgtctaagtgactacttgattggaaagggatatgtcaacaataaactatgcccatgtgtgttcataaaaaagACAAGTTtaggatttgcaatagtagaacataattggcacccttaaagagttaagggaaaccgctgaacacttgaaatccgagtttgagatgaaagatcttgggaaaacacggttttgcctcggtttagaacttgagcaccgtagagatggtatcctgattcatcaatcaacttatacccaaaagatgcttaggcgtttcaacactgacaagattaagccttcaagcaccccaatggtcgtccgtagtcttgatccaaggaaggatcaatttcgtctaaaagatgacgatgaagaagtgctagaggcagaagtgccctacctaagtgcaataggcgcattattgtacttagcacaatgcacaagaccggatatctcattcgctgtgaacttgctagttagatatagctctgcgccaacacgtcgccattggactggtgttaaagatatctttcgatacctaagtggtacgatcgatatgggcttgttctatccctgcagagagaagatggattcggacccatcaagtgccagggacgccacacatggtggattgcgttccttctccccatcccaaaacgatataagtgttttggaaggttttgctgatgctgggtacctctctgacccacacaaaggtcgctcccaaactggttatgttttcaccatggaaagaccgcgatatcttggaggtctacaaagcagaccttagtcgctacctcttcgaatcatgcagagattattgctcttcacgaagcagttcgtgaatgtatatggcttttgtccatagttacgcatgttcgaagcaatggtggtttgaagtctaccacagatgagccaacaagcatttatgaggataatgctgcttgcattgaacaaatgaagcaaggctacatcaaaggcgacaataccaagcacatatcgcctaaattcttctacaatcagcaacaacagaagcttcttaagatcaaagtgaaccaggttcgatttgaggacaatgtggcagacttgtttactaagtcattgcccaaatccacgttcgagaaacatgtggcaagaattggtttgcggaaattatctgaactcccatgatcgtagtcatcagggggaggcgcagacatcagggggagatgtctacatgttcgtctcgaaacgtgaagggtgtgttgtgctctttttctccttcgaccgaggttatttttgtcccactgggttttggttactcggcaaggtttttaacgaggcaacgagagaagcaccgcgtttgggcaacacaagggggagtgttcaagtaaaccctaatttgtgtttggcccaaaccctaggttacttgacctagtggtaatagggttaaattagaaggatctagattcctattcaatgtacgattactttccttgtatgattaagattttatgcattgtaatcttctatataaagaggcccctattatcaataagaatagatagcaaatttctctcaatttcagtttctctacaacaaaatCCTTAATATACACACAATTTTGAGCGAGCCAATTTGTCTCTTACATATGAGACCATGTCTCTCGTGATCCCACCCCAGCCGCCCAACCTTATAGATCAGGACGACAAGATCCGCACTCATGGTACCGGCTTAAAAGACTCGAAGCTTGCTGGAATATCTTTGACTCAACAATTTGACTACATGTCACTGTCTCTGCCTCTCCCTCatgaataagaagaagaatcagcaaaggaagaagaagtagaagaagaagatgaagacgaGGAAGAAGAATTTGACGTTTGTGAAGTTTGCTTGAAGGACAAGGAACACTAGACATTTGATTGCCAGTACCTGGATCACATCCTGACTTGAAGACGGCAACTGTTGGTAGTGGCTATGCAATAGTTTGTAAGGGATTTCATGCGTTGGGTGGCCATTCTGATAAGGGTTGAGTAGGACGTGTTATTATGAAGTCTTCTAGTATTTGTGAGGAACCAGCTTCTCACCGGAATTTAGAATGCCCAAACAATCCTGACCTCATAAAGTACGACAATTCGAATAACTGTAAGGTGTTGATCCAAGAGGTCTATAGTGTCACATGAGTACTCCTTTTCATTAGGCAGCTCTAAGATAAACTATATTATTCCTTGCATATGAATCTTATCCTGGGTCTGAGAACACCGTACTACTGTGTCCCCTGTTATGAAAACGCCTATCTATGCATTGTTATGTTGTACCGAATTGTTAATTGCGTCTTGCCAACTGTATTCTTTTCTATTACTGCTTTTATTGAGGTGATTTCTCTCtataacaaaatataaacaattaTGTCACTTTCTCTTTTTATGTGTTATGTATATACTACTTACAAATTTTATGTgtaagattttatttttttattgaaaaaaagaaCGTGATTATTCAAGGCTGACCGCTTATCTAAAGATTttgattatatatttatatttttatttatcgAAAGTACCATAACAAAGAAGCCTATTAAAATCATCAAAGCTGCTCACCTAAGAAACAATTTTGAGGGACTGTAAGGGACAATCTATTATAGATTGTTACTTTCTATTATAGACAGTATAATCACGCTGTGAGTACTATAATTGTGTTCCTTGGCAAGCAGAGTGCTTTAGGCTGTGATGAGTCTAGATCTGATTGGTTTGCCGATTTCTTGCATAACCGGATTGCATATCCAGATGGTTTGGTTTGCAAATATCAAAGTCGTGACAAGTtctattgttggtaattatcttgaggagaTTGAGGATTTACCTTTAGTTTTTGCTAATTTTTCTATAAGTACTTCAAACCAGTATTTTACTGTACATAAAAATTTGTTGATGTAGCACGCACTACACATTATGGTTTGTCCTATCTTAGCTCTAAAGTCAAGCTTTGGTTGGCCTTTGTATGCTTCTTATTGGATGCCCTCTTGAGCAATTTATATGGCTATGGTTACATAATAGGCCTCAGCCCAAAACAAGGAATTCTTTGGCATTGAAGCCCAACAATAACTCCAAAACCTGTGAATCTCCTATATACACAGTGAAAGCCCAAATAACTTAAGCAAATCCACTCCTCCTACATTTCTTCCTCTATATTTGAGAGAGCCCAAAGTTCTGCAATAGGAGTCCTATATTTCTTTAGACATCCGTCGAGCTCAAGTTTGAGTTTGACCCGACCCGATACTAACTGACTTGTCGCATTTGGATCAAGCGCATGCGTCCAGTGCCACAAACCAGACCTTATCTGATAGGGATTTGTATGTATGCCTTTTGTTTCTTCCTCAACTTTTCTTGTCTGCGATCCATGACCTTATTTTCATTACATTTTCAAGCTCCATGTGAATTCTATTACGTGGATTAATATTTCCACAAAGTATTTGTGTCCATCTTCCAGCAGGTGACGACAGCTCTGGTTATGGTTGGTGTGGCTAATTATTTTTCAGGCTaatcattatatacaagacaCAAAACACCATCGTTTTGACATTTTGGCTTCAAGTGTCTGAGGCCTCCCTGGCGAATCTTTCTTCTTAAACCCCATTCTGGAACTTGAACCATTAATTCAATCCTCTCCAGATTTCTCCAGCTCCATATATGTAAGTCTCTTTCTCAGTTGTGCAGTTTTGTGTTCTATGGATGTTAAATTcttggccttttttttttcctgttacATTGaatcaattattttttttgttgggtttgttAAGTTTCGTGGAAATCGTTAAAACCCATGTTTGGTTTTCATGaaattttggtttggtttgatcTGTGAGGCAATTGAGGGAGTTTTTGGAACAAAGTCTGATTCTTTATTCGATCTGTGATGGTGATTCTTTACCTACTTTGTATCTTAATTTGTTGGGTTTATGACAAAACCCATGTTGCATGCTCTTTGATTTTGTTCCATATCTAAGTACCATGCTAAATCGATGTTGTGGAACTTCAAATTTAGTCAGGTACTAGTTGTTGATGTATTCATTTGAAGTAGCTCTTATTTGATTTATTGCAGAAGGACATATTGCTCTTCATCTTCGAGTAATTAGAGGAAAGATGTCTCGGTATCTTGTTGAATTGGTTCAAGATCATTTGGAATCCACTGGGGACGTGATGAGTGCGATAATGCCTTTGATGAAACTCTTGTCCCTCACAATTATTGGACTGGTTCTCGCTTACCCAAAAACTCAAATCATACCGAGAGCTACGTTTAGGCTCCTCAGCAAGCTTGTTTTTGCCTTGTTCTTGCCCTGTCTAATCTTTACCGAACTAGGTGAATCCATTACGCTTGAAAACTTTGTTCAGTGGTGGTTTATCCCAGTGAATGTGTTGGTGAGTACACTAGTTGGTTGTTTCCTTGGGTACTTGGTGGTGATTATATGTCATCCGCCCCCAGAGTTGAACAGATTTACTATTATCATGACTGCATTTGGGAATACAGGAAATCTCCCGCTTGCTCTTGTTGGATCTGTTTGTCATACTGAGAAAAATCCATTTGGACCTCATTGTCACTCGAGAGGGGTGGCTTATGTCTCTTTTGCCCAATGGGTTGCTGTAATTCTTGTTTATACCTTTGTCTATCATATGATGGAGCCACCATTGGAGTATTATGAGGTTGTTGAGGAAGGGACTGAGGGGACTGAGATTGAGGAATTGAAAGATAACGGAGGTAACGATCTCAGTAGGCCTTTACTTGTGGAAGCTGAATGGCCTGgtatggaagaaaaagaaactgaGCATTCCAAGACACCCTTTATTGCTAGGGTTTTCAACAGCATCTCAAGTGTTTCACAGACTGGTATTCCAGATGGTGATCTCTCTGTGGAAAGCGGTGGAAACAGTCCCAGGTCCATTAGGTGTTTGGCTGAACCAAGGGTGGTTAGGAGGATCAGAATTGTTGCCGAACAAACTCCAATACGTCACATACTTCAACCCCCAACGATTGCTTCACTGTTCGCTATCATTATTGGGACAGTGCCTCAGTTGAAAGCTTTTGTCTTCGGATATGATGCTCCACTATCCTTCCTCACAGATAGTTTAGAGATTTTAGCTGGTGCTACGGTGCCTTCTGTGATGCTTATTCTTGGGGGTATGCTTGCAGAGGGACCAAATGATTCTAAACTTGGCCTTCGAACTACCATCGGTATATCTGTGGCAAGGCTCTTAGTGCTTCCTCTGGTGGGGATCTGTATTGTGGCGTTGGCCGATAAGCTTAATTTTCTGGTCGATGACGACACAATGTATAGGTTTGTACTTCTGCTGCAGTACACGACCCCAAGCGCAATTTTATTGGGAGCAATTGCCAGTTTGAGAGGATATGCAGTTAGTGAGGCTTCAGCACTCATCTTCTGGCAGCATGTGTTTGCTCTCTTCTCCCTTTCCTTGTATATTGTTATCTACTTCAAACTAATACCACACATCTGAGGATTGCATAAGATGGATTTGTGATCTTTTTCTGTGATCTGGTTTGAACGATACAGTCCTTATTGCCTCATTCTA
Coding sequences within:
- the LOC133709624 gene encoding protein PIN-LIKES 2, producing the protein MSRYLVELVQDHLESTGDVMSAIMPLMKLLSLTIIGLVLAYPKTQIIPRATFRLLSKLVFALFLPCLIFTELGESITLENFVQWWFIPVNVLVSTLVGCFLGYLVVIICHPPPELNRFTIIMTAFGNTGNLPLALVGSVCHTEKNPFGPHCHSRGVAYVSFAQWVAVILVYTFVYHMMEPPLEYYEVVEEGTEGTEIEELKDNGGNDLSRPLLVEAEWPGMEEKETEHSKTPFIARVFNSISSVSQTGIPDGDLSVESGGNSPRSIRCLAEPRVVRRIRIVAEQTPIRHILQPPTIASLFAIIIGTVPQLKAFVFGYDAPLSFLTDSLEILAGATVPSVMLILGGMLAEGPNDSKLGLRTTIGISVARLLVLPLVGICIVALADKLNFLVDDDTMYRFVLLLQYTTPSAILLGAIASLRGYAVSEASALIFWQHVFALFSLSLYIVIYFKLIPHI